The DNA region CAGACCTCCAAGACGGTGCCATCAGCGGCGATTGTGGCCAGGCCGAAGCCGTGTGCCGCGCGGTCAATAGTGGTCTCTGCCCCGGATGCTGTTGTGCTCATAACTCCATCTTCGCTTAGTCGCTGCAAGCATGCCAAAAGCGTTGCTGTGAATACCAACGAAAGTATTAGGCTAAAAAGATGCGATTTGACCTGCACGCTGACGTTGCCGAGCTGGCTGCCGCCCTCCTCGATGTTGAGAGTGTTTCAGCTAACGAAAAACAGATTGCTGATTTCGTTGAGGAGGCCTTGCATGCGCTTCCGCATCTAACAGTGTTGCGCGACGGTGATTCGATCATTGCGCGAACCGAGCTTGGCCGGGCGGAGCGGGTTATTTTGGCTGGGCACTTAGATACCGTGCCATTGCCGACGACGCCGGGAGCACGCGGGACGGTACCTTCCAGCTGGTCGGATGGGGTGCTATACGGTCGGGGTGCCACCGATATGAAGGGCGGCGTGGCCGTGCAATTGGCGCTCGCTGCGGCGCTCACCGAACCAAACCGGGATCTTACCTTTGTGTTTTATGACCATGAAGAGGTTGAAGCGGATCTGAGCGGCCTGGGCCGGCTGGCTAAAAATCATCGTGAGCTATTGAACGCAGATTTCGGCATTCTGTTGGAGCCTACCGATGGCGTAGTGGAGGGTGGCTGCAACGGCACGATGCGGTTTGAAGCCCGGATGCACGGCAAAGCAGCACACGCAGCCAGGGCTTGGATGGGGCATAACGCAATTCACGATGCTGCTGAGATTTTGAACCGGCTGCGCGATTACGCGCCGTTAACGGTATCGGTGGAGGGTCTTGATTATCGGGAGAGCTTGAACGCGGTAAAAATTCGCGGCGGCATTGCTGGAAACGTCATCCCAGATGAAGCGGTTGTGGAGATCAATTACCGCTTCGCGCCGAATAAGACCATAGAACAGGCTGAGGCCGTGGTGCTTGAGTTGCTTGCCGGATTAGATATAACCCGTACTGACGCTGCTCCGGGTGCGCGACCGGGCTTGGACCAGCCAGCGGCTGCGGCTTTTGTCGCGGCGGTAGGTGGCACCCCGAAACCCAAGTTTGGTTGGACCGACGTCGCCCGGCTTGGACAACTGGGCATCCCGGCCGTGAACTTTGGCCCGGGGGATCCGTTACTTGCGCATAGCGATGATGAACATGTCAGCGGCCAGGCAATCCGTGATTGCCTGGCCGCGTTGACGCGTTGGTTGAGCTAAAAGGATTAGCTTACGAAACTCCGATACCAGCGTTGCCCATATCGAGGTTG from Renibacterium salmoninarum ATCC 33209 includes:
- the dapE gene encoding succinyl-diaminopimelate desuccinylase, coding for MRFDLHADVAELAAALLDVESVSANEKQIADFVEEALHALPHLTVLRDGDSIIARTELGRAERVILAGHLDTVPLPTTPGARGTVPSSWSDGVLYGRGATDMKGGVAVQLALAAALTEPNRDLTFVFYDHEEVEADLSGLGRLAKNHRELLNADFGILLEPTDGVVEGGCNGTMRFEARMHGKAAHAARAWMGHNAIHDAAEILNRLRDYAPLTVSVEGLDYRESLNAVKIRGGIAGNVIPDEAVVEINYRFAPNKTIEQAEAVVLELLAGLDITRTDAAPGARPGLDQPAAAAFVAAVGGTPKPKFGWTDVARLGQLGIPAVNFGPGDPLLAHSDDEHVSGQAIRDCLAALTRWLS